From one Lotus japonicus ecotype B-129 chromosome 3, LjGifu_v1.2 genomic stretch:
- the LOC130748765 gene encoding probable F-box protein At2g36090: protein MANSTNSATTITALHSDIIQSHILTRLDGPTLASTSSSTSHLRSLCTQNPLWREICTATWPSLQQPLADSLISTFPTAHRSIFSDSFPSLHDSPLPHKLPPSPPPPELISAVDLYYKGKPVLSRVIRTETEKSWFLTSPLWIDLLETNEMVQTPVKLAPNVEDREWLNHVEENLTLSWIVINPANQRAANLSSRFPVSVRRHWFTGEVEILYAVAMGAVQWTVKVTCCGKAGGEMHVREVSLAMEDADGRHVIGGECMMVLQAAMEGGKRRKVVAEEAKKSFERFCLVKRERRERRLKREKALDMSVMLVSFAVVFTLLFRLVTYWA, encoded by the coding sequence ATGGCTAATTCAACAAActccgccaccaccatcaccgccCTCCACTCTGATATCATCCAATCCCACATCCTTACTCGCCTCGACGGCCCCACTTTAGCCTCcacctcttcctccacctcccacCTCCGCAGCCTCTGCACCCAAAACCCCCTCTGGCGGGAAATCTGCACCGCCACGTGGCCCTCCCTCCAACAACCCCTAGCCGACTCCCTCATCTCCACCTTCCCCACCGCCCACCGCTCTATCTTCTCCGACTCCTTCCCTTCCCTCCACGACTCTCCTCTCCCCCACAAGCTACCACCCTCGCCGCCTCCGCCGGAGCTCATCTCCGCCGTGGACTTATACTACAAGGGCAAACCCGTCCTTTCCAGAGTCATCCGCACCGAGACAGAAAAGAGCTGGTTCCTCACCTCCCCTCTCTGGATCGACCTCCTCGAAACCAACGAGATGGTCCAAACTCCGGTGAAGCTCGCCCCAAACGTGGAAGACCGAGAATGGCTGAATCACGTGGAGGAGAATCTTACCCTCAGCTGGATCGTGATAAACCCGGCCAATCAGCGGGCGGCGAATTTGTCCAGCCGGTTCCCGGTGTCGGTGCGGCGGCACTGGTTTACCGGCGAGGTGGAGATTCTCTACGCCGTGGCGATGGGGGCGGTGCAGTGGACGGTGAAGGTCACGTGCTGCGGGAAGGCCGGCGGTGAGATGCACGTGCGGGAGGTTAGTCTCGCGATGGAGGATGCAGACGGGAGGCACGTGATAGGGGGGGAGTGTATGATGGTTTTGCAGGCGGCGATGGAGGGTGGGAAGAGGAGGAAGGTGGTGGCGGAGGAAGCGAAGAAGAGTTTTGAGAGATTTTGTTTGGtgaagagagagaggagagagaggagattgaagagagagaaagcGTTGGATATGAGTGTTATGCTTGTTTCTTTTGCTGTTGTTTTCACTTTGCTCTTTCGGTTAGTGACCTATTGGGCTTGA